A window of Dysidea avara chromosome 1, odDysAvar1.4, whole genome shotgun sequence genomic DNA:
AACAGAGCAACaatattattagctatataGCAGTTCTTTGATTTCATCATATCTGCAAACTGAAAATATGGTATCTTTTTCTGTTGTCATCATCTCATGATTGGCTTTtaaggaattttgaaaagatcCTCCACCAGCTGTAATCAAATAAGAGGCATTTGATACTAACAGTTTTTGTAATGAAGCAATGTATCCTTTGTCCGTAATTCCACCTGTGATATTAATGAAACTTGTTTCCCATTCATTTTCATCCCATTTTGCATCATAAACCGTATTAACAAGGTTACTCAATGTTTGTTGTAACTGAGTACGACTCATATGGGAAGATTGCTTTGGATCACCAAATGTTCCGATGTCGACTGCTAAAAAGTGTTTACCAGGAATCTTTAACAAAAGATCTCCAATTATTTCTGAACATTTCCTTAAATAGTTTTCAACAAATTCTGGGGGGCTACTGTCTTCAGGTGTTTTGTTTTTAAGACCAATTGCTAATTTTACCGTTCTTATATGAACACCCACATACTGTTTTCCTTCTAAATAAGTTTCAACATATTTTTTGCTGTCTTTGATTACACGTTTGCTAGGCTGCAACCATGGCCTAAAATCAGGTAAACCTTTAGTTCTCACATTGATCCTAGCTCTACTAACACCAGGAACAAATGGAAATACAACTGTAACATCATTTGGATTATAATTGCCAAATATTTTATCATTAAATTCATCCATTTCTAGCTGTGATCCTACAAAAAATGAAAACTGCATTGCTCTTACCACAGTGAATCCAAAAGGACTTAGAGTTTCGTCTGTAAATCCTCTTTGAAGTACACGTGTTGTATTTATCTGTGTGACTGTAGTAACTCGGCTTGGGGAATTCATTGTTACACAAACTACAATTAACTTGCGTGGAGCCTTTTCAATAAACTCCTCCCATGATACTAACGgctttgcaaatccagtcatggTGACATGATGATTCCAGTTATTTATGTCAAAGTAATCACTAAATCTCAGTGATTCTCCTTTACTGATAAATGGTCCTGTCGCAAAGAAAGAGTTAGAAACAAATGGCTCCACCACAGCAAACCCAATACTAGCTGCCCAATATTGTAAACCAAGCATGTTTCTGGCTGCACACGTTTGCCCT
This region includes:
- the LOC136258147 gene encoding uncharacterized protein → MEKRYLSCFSILFIAPVVVILLYGAGYTKVYSSFLTRPLGDNGFGILASKSQPLLTDKDIFSSEEDLSEELSTGATHRKGYVLGWHYYEGQTCAARNMLGLQYWAASIGFAVVEPFVSNSFFATGPFISKGESLRFSDYFDINNWNHHVTMTGFAKPLVSWEEFIEKAPRKLIVVCVTMNSPSRVTTVTQINTTRVLQRGFTDETLSPFGFTVVRAMQFSFFVGSQLEMDEFNDKIFGNYNPNDVTVVFPFVPGVSRARINVRTKGLPDFRPWLQPSKRVIKDSKKYVETYLEGKQYVGVHIRTVKLAIGLKNKTPEDSSPPEFVENYLRKCSEIIGDLLLKIPGKHFLAVDIGTFGDPKQSSHMSRTQLQQTLSNLVNTVYDAKWDENEWETSFINITGGITDKGYIASLQKLLVSNASYLITAGGGSFQNSLKANHEMMTTEKDTIFSVCRYDEIKELLYS